The following are encoded in a window of Salinibacter ruber DSM 13855 genomic DNA:
- a CDS encoding DUF1460 domain-containing protein: MPAYRRSLLVTLPGLLIGLALLGGCRPNPDGSTEAAAPPQSSGSLALPDSVLSPPDTTADRFEAALQTALSHSEATDSIGPVVQAVGRHFRGRPYRTGTLNAPTTETLVARFDGFDCVTFVETALALARGAQASDTTYAGFARRLAEQRYRGGGPVGYCGRLHYFTEWITNNATRGHVRRLGAQLEGRPLRDTLDFMSTHRSAYDRFATDDSLFACVQEMEARLRAQQRRDPVRYVPQDSVRAVYDQLQAGDIVALVSSIDGLDVAHTGLVYVPPDSGPNTIGLLHASLTDGVTVSPDLQRYVRTIDRQIGMVVARPRPVR; encoded by the coding sequence ATGCCCGCATATCGCCGAAGCCTGCTCGTCACACTGCCGGGGCTGCTCATCGGCCTTGCGCTGCTGGGCGGCTGCCGGCCCAACCCCGACGGCTCCACCGAGGCGGCCGCCCCTCCACAATCCAGCGGGTCCCTTGCCCTGCCGGACAGCGTGCTCTCCCCGCCGGACACGACCGCCGATCGCTTCGAGGCGGCCCTGCAGACGGCCCTGTCGCACTCGGAGGCCACCGACTCAATCGGGCCGGTGGTGCAGGCCGTGGGACGTCACTTCCGCGGGCGTCCCTACCGCACCGGCACGCTCAACGCCCCCACGACCGAGACGCTCGTCGCTCGCTTTGATGGGTTCGACTGCGTGACGTTTGTCGAGACCGCCCTCGCCCTGGCCCGCGGCGCCCAGGCATCCGACACGACGTACGCGGGCTTCGCACGACGCCTCGCGGAGCAGCGGTACCGCGGCGGCGGGCCGGTGGGCTACTGCGGGCGGCTGCACTACTTCACGGAGTGGATCACCAACAACGCGACGCGGGGCCATGTGCGGCGGCTGGGCGCGCAGCTGGAAGGGCGTCCCCTGCGCGACACGCTCGACTTCATGAGCACCCACCGGTCGGCGTACGACCGATTCGCCACCGACGACAGCCTCTTCGCCTGCGTGCAGGAGATGGAGGCGCGCCTGCGTGCGCAGCAGCGGCGCGATCCGGTGCGGTACGTGCCGCAGGACTCGGTCCGTGCCGTCTACGATCAGCTCCAGGCCGGGGACATCGTGGCGCTCGTTTCTTCGATCGACGGGCTCGACGTGGCCCACACCGGGCTCGTCTACGTCCCCCCCGACAGCGGACCGAACACGATCGGCCTCCTGCACGCCTCCCTCACCGACGGCGTGACGGTTTCGCCCGATCTTCAACGGTACGTTCGGACGATCGATCGTCAGATTGGTATGGTGGTGGCGCGCCCTCGGCCCGTCCGGTGA
- the aat gene encoding leucyl/phenylalanyl-tRNA--protein transferase, with protein MPDDLTPDLLIRAYANGVFPMGDDDTGIVRWHAPDPRAYLPLDAFHIPHNLRRRVRRREFSVTADRAFASVIEACADRARTWITPRIIRVYTELHERGYAHSVECWQEGDLAGGLYGVGLKGAFFGESMFYRVSNASKVALVHLVRQLRAGGFTLLDTQYSTEHLERFGVTTVPRPAFEQKLIRALDVSPDWWPLADAEAADLDTPVSEFSAAAPTLRGNESPPNG; from the coding sequence ATGCCCGATGACCTCACGCCCGATCTCCTGATCCGCGCCTACGCCAACGGCGTCTTTCCGATGGGGGACGACGACACCGGCATCGTGCGGTGGCACGCGCCGGACCCGCGGGCATATCTTCCGCTCGATGCGTTCCACATCCCCCACAACCTCCGTCGGCGGGTGCGGCGGCGGGAGTTTTCGGTGACCGCCGATCGCGCCTTCGCGTCCGTCATCGAGGCCTGTGCGGACCGGGCCCGCACCTGGATCACCCCGCGCATCATTCGGGTCTACACTGAACTGCACGAGCGCGGGTACGCCCACAGCGTGGAATGCTGGCAGGAGGGGGACCTGGCAGGCGGGCTCTACGGGGTGGGCCTCAAAGGGGCGTTCTTCGGCGAATCGATGTTCTATCGGGTCAGCAATGCCTCGAAGGTGGCGCTCGTCCATCTCGTGCGGCAGCTGCGGGCGGGCGGCTTTACGCTGCTCGACACGCAGTACTCGACCGAGCACCTCGAACGCTTCGGGGTAACGACCGTCCCCCGGCCCGCGTTCGAGCAAAAGCTCATCCGGGCACTCGACGTCAGCCCCGACTGGTGGCCCCTCGCCGACGCCGAGGCGGCGGATCTCGACACCCCCGTGTCCGAGTTCTCCGCCGCGGCCCCCACCCTGCGCGGAAACGAGTCGCCCCCAAATGGGTGA
- a CDS encoding biotin/lipoyl-containing protein, producing MDASDGQVYRALVDDRAFDIAIQDDQLVVDGEAKDYTFEVLREGYVSMIVDGASVPVSVEPTGKDTLRVTIDGRRTEVQVKDERDLLVEEFGLGEEAVAGGEVRAPMPGLVLDLLVEVGDEVAVDEGLLVLEAMKMENELKAPSGGVVQAIYAASGDAVDKDALLIKIEAA from the coding sequence ATGGACGCTTCGGATGGCCAGGTCTACCGCGCGCTCGTCGACGATCGGGCGTTCGATATTGCGATTCAGGACGACCAACTCGTCGTGGACGGCGAGGCGAAAGACTACACCTTCGAAGTGCTACGGGAGGGCTACGTGTCGATGATCGTGGACGGTGCGAGCGTGCCCGTGTCGGTGGAACCGACGGGGAAGGACACGCTGCGCGTGACCATCGACGGGCGGCGCACGGAGGTCCAGGTGAAGGATGAACGCGACCTGCTCGTGGAAGAATTTGGGCTTGGGGAGGAGGCCGTAGCGGGGGGCGAGGTGCGGGCGCCCATGCCGGGCCTCGTGCTCGACCTGCTCGTGGAGGTGGGCGACGAGGTGGCGGTCGACGAGGGCCTTCTGGTGCTGGAGGCGATGAAGATGGAGAACGAACTGAAGGCCCCGTCCGGCGGCGTCGTACAGGCCATCTACGCCGCGAGCGGCGACGCGGTGGACAAAGACGCGCTGCTAATTAAG